One genomic window of Tachypleus tridentatus isolate NWPU-2018 chromosome 12, ASM421037v1, whole genome shotgun sequence includes the following:
- the LOC143235643 gene encoding equilibrative nucleobase transporter 1-like, with amino-acid sequence MLKKEGVYLEVCSSETSSDDVFLDKKIEVTSSSQVVDHVSSKNLNFNQTQGQEGSTINVTYPEVANETISGCLAQDRILNLAYTIGSFCIGFSAVISGFLLEKWGLRNTRLITNAFLTSGLVMLAFTTKDHSFLIFPALVLMCLAGVPLRIANIQIANLFPKARSTVITFYSGAFCASASLFVFLKYGYEAGFAWETLCLVLVGFSVVLLPVTLFLLPKDKIHDATTKKNLLKP; translated from the exons ATGTTGAAGAAAGAAGGCGTCTATTTAGAAGTATGCTCATCGGAAACTAGTTCAGATGACGTCTTTTTGGACAAGAAAATCGAAGTGACAAGCAGTTCTCAAGTTGTGGACCATGTTTCTAGTAAGAACCTCAATTTTAACCAAACACAAGGTCAGGAGGGTTCCACAATCAATGTGACATACCCTGAG GTGGCAAACGAGACAATTTCTGGGTGCTTGGCTCAAGACAGAATATTGAACTTGGCTTACACCATTGGATCGTTTTGTATCGGCTTCTCTGCAGTTATCTCAGGCTTTCTTCTGGAAAAATGGGGTTTGAGGAATACAAGACTGATTACTAA tgcATTCCTAACCAGTGGATTGGTCATGTTAGCTTTCACGACTAAAG ACCACTCCTTCCTGATATTTCCTGCACTAGTACTCATGTGTTTGGCAGGGGTTCCTCTTCGTATCGCTAATATTCAG ATTGCTAATCTATTTCCTAAGGCGCGATCTACAGTTATCACATTTTACAGTGGAGCCTTCTGTGCATCAGCCAGTCTGTTTGTGTTCCTCAAA TACGGGTATGAAGCTGGGTTTGCCTGGGAGACCCTCTGCTTGGTATTGGTGGGTTTCAGTGTTGTTCTTCTACCTGTAACTCTGTTTCTTTTACCGAAAGATAAAATACACGACgccacaacaaaaaaaaacctgcTCAAACCTTAA